GGCAGCctggatttctttttttacaaattcTGTTTTAGGGTGACTTTTATCACAGCCATTTTGATTTGGGCACAAAGCATTTTAAGCATCGTAAGTGGTCAGTGTGGTGCTTTCTCTGTTATTCAATAATAATCATTGTGATTCTTTTGAGAGTTCATTTTTTGTAATAACtgcttttgtgtgtgttcagTTGGAGTTTGAGAAGTCGAAGGTCTCCCGCATGGAGAAGGAGAATAAACGCTTGCATGATCAGCTGGAGGATGAGCGCGTGCAGCACAAGCAGCTGATGACAGCGCTGGGGCGCGAGTGTAAACGCTCGGGTTCCCGCGCCCACGAGGAGGCACAGAGGGTGGGAGAATTCAGCCGTCGCCTGGAGCGTGAGAGAACTGCCAATCAGACCCTGCGGGCGGAGCTGGAAGAGGAGAAGAAGCGTGCCATGCAGATGGAGGCCAGGAGGGAGGAGCTGTTGGCCGAGTTTGACACGGAGAGGGAGCAGCTGGGGCTGCGGCTAAGGAAGGAGGAAGCGCGCTGCAGGCAGCTGCAGGAGGAGGTGGAGAGGCTGAGGAGAGCCGTTCCAGAGCTGAGTGGGGGAGAAGGGATGGTGGAGGTGCAGATGAGCAATGGTGTTTTGGAGGATGGTGTAGAGAAATCAGGTAAAAGCCAAATGAATATGAATGGCCATCACACACCTGTGAAAGAGAGTGGAGCTAAGGAGAGGCAGAAAAAGGAGAACGGGGAAACAGAAAACGGAGCGTATCCGTCCAGCATAACTCCAGATCAGAGTGACCTGACCAATGGGAACTCGACTGTACAGtctaataaaaatctaaatactgACCACCAGTCTTCCTGCAGTACAGGCACTTCCCCCCAAACAAGCTCCAGCCCCACCTCCTCCCCCAGCCTACAGGCTGCCTACCAGGCTGGCATCCATCAGCGCTTCCACGCAGCCCGTCACAAGTTCCAGTCCACGGCAGAGCAAGAACCTCAGCCAGGCTCTCCTGTTTCTCCCCTCTCACCCAGCACTTCCCCAGCttctccactagagggcagtggcTCCAAACAGGCAGCCCGCAGCACACTGACCCAGGCCCTGAGTCGCTTCAGTAGCCAGCAGAACTCCAGCAAGGGAGCCTCCCCAAACAGCTCACCTTTTGGCACAGACTATCGTGCCCTGTCTCCTGGAATTCGCTCGCCAACTACCCCCAGAGCAGAGAGAGGAAACCCACCCCCCATCCCCCCAAAGAAGCCAGGCCTGGCCGAAACTCCACCCTCCCCAGCCACCCTACGAGCTGCGCACTTGGCTCAGATGTCCGCCGGCTGCGGACGGAAAACTACGTCCGAAAACAGCAAAGAGCCAGACATGCTTCTGTCCTCCAGTGGCTAGCTGGCATCCCTTACACCTCATTGACACCTGCCATTGACAAGTTAATCCAGTTCAACAGAAATATTACAATTAATCTTTAAGATCAATTTCTCCCTAATATCATTGTGTAGATGTAAAACAAAAACTTAATGGATTAGTGTGAAATGCCATGTTCAGTCTCAGTCAGAACAGTGGCGATAGTCAGCACAAGCCTAAAAATGTCCGTAAATGCTACCTCATCAAAAgttataaagtttataaatatGCTGCCTGAATGCCATTGTTCTATTACTGCATTATGATATGGATTTGgccttattttttaaatattttatcattataaaaaaatatataataattggcCTCATTCACCAATATCTTCTAAAACAAATTCTAACACAGTTGGTGCTGAGGAAATCTCCACTTCAGCTGTCAACAATCATTTCACATAATTGATCATCCACTTTGAATGACCTACACCTGAACAGTTGAATTATTATAATTACCATTACATGAAAGTTTTGCTTCTGGGTTTTCCCTACATTTGGGAAAAAAGGAAGCCTTAAATCTGAATCATGCTTTGAGCTCTCCCCATGGagagctgtacacatgcatttgttgacaattAAAAGCAAAACAAGTTTTTTacatctttaatattttaaacaaataagacTCTGAATCCACCAAGGCAGCATTCCAGCCTGGCGAGGCAGTGACTGAGATGCTGTTCCTGCTTTTACATCAGTGGATGAGAAACAGACTACGTTTCTAATGATGTTATTTTAAGTTAGATTAGCTTTTAACGGTTGTTTTGCTTTAAATGCATTTTGCCAACCAACGTTACATACATAAATCTCATTAGTAAACCAGCACTTATCTGCCAGCGAGGTTTTGCTTGTTTTATTCAAGATTAAATGGATGATTTGGTGCAGGGAGGAGACCACAGCTCACAAACAACCCACAATTTAAATTTTAGGGTTTAAAGGTTTGGGCATACACTCCATATTAGAACACTGTTgagctggtgtgtgtttttacaaTGCGACTCTCTCAGTTTGAAAACTTATAGAGCTTTTGTATTGATGCAGTTGTTCTAAGTGAGGTTCAGTGAGTTGAACACACACAGCCTTACTGTTTGCTCTGGTTctttgcatgtgatttttttgtcatattgtcaaAGGCTTGTATATTATAAAAGGTCCTCTATGAGTAACCATTTCTTATTGTTtcagttatttgtttattttactcacaTGGTTTTTATGTCCTGTACTTGTACCAGTATTTATGTCTTGTACTTGTAAAACATTATCTAGTTAATACACTGTAATATTacgtcactgtcatgcaaaaaccttgtatcttgtttttttgccatttttcagGTTTTCATGGTGAACTGACCAATTGAAATGCTTCAAATTACTTagcattaaatatttttacattgactttcacaattgtatattttaaaattgtGATACAAGGTTTTTGAATGACAGCAACAATTTGTTTGTATAGGACTACATATATTATGCAGTCATGTGCTTTTTTTACTAGCAGTTTTTGCATATGTACaaaactatacaaaatatttCATATCAACTATTAGCTCAAGTTCTACTGCAGTATTCCTTTCAGTGATTATAAGTGTTAGAAATCATGAGATTGCATGACTggcatattttattgtttataaaacgtgCACACGTGCAGTGTATTGTTTTTGTGACACTCTTATGCTGATGTTATGTACTTTTCACAATGAATGCTAAATATACATGTTTAATATATCAGTGTGCTAGTATTTATTGTGAATAGGTTTCCTATATATTTGTGCAAGTTTGGGCATCTTATATAGTTAGAAGACAGTAACATCCCATTTGATAGTGATACAGTTTTTGTACCTGGAAAAATGTGCTTTAATTCTTATACttttatcggtaccactttaaaataagactacctttataaagcgtttatgaatggtttacaattagtttattaatggtttctaattagattgtaaatgccttaaaattcattaataatcaattataacacatacgtagaaagggcaacaatatagatgtctgtgggttcactatttggcaaacaacacgtcattgtttccctttctacgtatgtgttataattgattatgaatgatttttaggcatttacaacccaattagtaaccattaataaactaattgtctTACGAACGCCTAGACAATCGTTTGGACAATCAATTTTTTTTGCCCAAAGTTTTGTACCATTTCCTCTTTATTCCACCAGGGGGTACTAGATGATTAACTAACTCTTGTCCACAGTCACAGCGAAGAGTTCAAAAAGTGTGAAACAAAGCATGTGAAATGATCTGGCATCACTGAAATCATACAGAGGGAAATTAATTAGCTTTTATCAGGTGACTTTAGTTAACTATAACTAGTTTTATTTTGGGtcactatttaaaaatgtaactaTTTCTCTGATttctgtgaaaaaaagtattttcaacAAGTTATATGCAACTAAACTGCAACTCCTCACAGCAGCTCCACTGACTGTCACACTTGCACCAGTGCTGCTGTTGCGGAACTAAGTGTGTGAAAAATTTGTGAACATCGCAGGCATCCATGTGAAACTAACAGGGGTGAGGATCACAGTTTACCCAGCCAGGAGCCTCTCCCTAAATCCCAAATCccttctttatgtgtgtgtgtgtgtgtgtgtgtgtgtgtgtgtgtgtgtgtgtgtgtgtggcctgggAGACAAAGATGCAAACATGCATGAAGTATGTGTCACATTGCTCTCTGGGCCACAGCGGTGTTACTAAGGGCCAATCGTGCATGAATGTGCAGCTTATTCACTTTAGAGCTGGAATGGAGAACTTTCACAGCCAAGCAGTGCATTCCCTGCACCTCCCAAATATCACTGATGAGAGATACATATCCAGGAGGTATTACTGCTAAACTGCAGTGCTGTCCTTTAAAAAAGGAATAGTTCAGTGCTTGTAAGCCTGGTTCTGCAACGGCTGATTACCACAAACAAGTATTTTCTtgtgaaagaaaagaaaacccaCTGAATGGGTACACTAATGCAATCAAGATCAATATAATGTGCCCTTTATGGCTGCAGAATagctgtataatactgtatagctctgtaaaaaaataagagatcacttaaaaattatgagtttctttgatattacaaattgaaaacatctggattataatcaagagaaagatggatgatcacaagccattaaaccaaactgaaccgcttaaatttttgcaccaggagcggcataaagttgtccaaaagcagtgtgtaagactggtggaggagaacatgccaagatgcatgaaaactgtgattaaaaaccagggttttcccactaaatattgatttctgatctcttaaaactttttttctttgcattatttgaggtctgaaagctctgcatctttttgttgtttcagccatttctcattttctgcaaataaatgctctaaatgacgatatatttatttggaatatggGATAAATGTTTGTCCACAGTTTAtttacatatacctaaaaatggcaaaatcagagaaagtgattcagaaactgaatcaatattttttttaatatttacaatgAATGAAGACATTGTTACACATATAGAGgtaaccttcactttaaaaagCGTCtcctacattttatacagtttcttTCTAGGAGGTGTTTTTCACCATGTCCACAGAGCTACCTGGTTGAATGATTAGATGATTAAAGCTATTATCATAAAAATATGTCAAGTAATTCCTTGTACACTCCCTttaagagagttttttttttttgtttttttgatgtcAGTGAGATCACAACACTTGTTTTTTGttaaactattaatattaatttcacttaatatttcttatattgtttCCCTTTTTAGCTGGGGTAAAGCATAAACTCTGTCACTAATTCACTGTCATATTAAAATATCAAggtcattaaaataattttagaaattaaaaatgtatctATAAAACAGAACACAAACTCTATCAACAATATATGTCCTCAAatttgctaaaattgtccaccctcaTAGTCATGTATCTTGCCATTTtcaggaaataaaaagaaaaaaatgtaaagctaTTAGGCTGGACAAacatgatttctgtgtagttttaAGTCTTATGAATGTATCATTTATATGCATAGTCAACAGAAATAAGTCATTTTTTAAGTTGTCATTTTTTGTGGGCCGAAAAGGCACAGTACTCTGATaatgatttatatataaaaagccATTGTGCAGGTTCTCTGGTTTCAATATCTGTTATTTGatgtgttttagcttttttttagtaGTAAGTACATTAAAATCCAGTCAACTTACTGTCACTGGTAACCAACCATGTGGTACAACAATGATAAACAGAGAACATTGTAGAAAAATATTGTGGAAAGATGTCATTTGAGTTTTCTTTAAAAGAACCATCATTTTTTGCTGACTCTGTGGTTTCTCTTTAGACATCATCTATTAAGATGTGGTCACCTCCTCTGCTGGAATTTTACCAATTAACATTCCTGTTGGGGACAGTGGGTCGGGGTTGTGAGGCCAACAGAGACGCATGCATGGCCTCAGCGAATGCCTCCCTCACACGATGCTGTGAGTGTGAGCACCAGTTCTCAGCCAGGGAACAGGAGGACATGTCAGTAGCATGTTAATGTCCAGTTTGGTAAATTTGTCTGGATTATGGAACGTTTTACATGGTTTACAATCACTGATGTGACCTAATCTAAGAGTTAACTAGCTGTCTGGTTTGCCACTAGATGCTATCTGTCTCTGTGTCCGAATTGTCAGCATCCTTTAACTTCAGGGATAAGGTTATAACTCCGACAAAAATTATACAGACTAAATAATTCTGATAATCCCACCCAAAGTTATGCACTTAATGCATTCACTGGAGCTAAGGCTAATATGACTAATATATCATGTAATTGTAGCTTATCACAAACTTGAATGTGAGGTATTTGACAGTCTGAAGAAGTGGTTTAATATTGTGGTAGTGATAAGTCCCTCTGATAGCCACACTACTGTATAAAACGTTTATAACTGATACATTTTTTACCTAAAATGTGGGTTAATCGTAAAGGGGTTTATTGCAGGGTACAAAACCTAAGTACcaaactgttttaaaaagaaGAGCTATGGTTGCATTAATagcatatatttttaaaaagaatgCATCTAAGTACTCtgtaagaaaagaaaacactGCATGTGTTTCATAAGTGTTACAAAGCTTTATCTTTAGTTCTTCAGAACTGGTTCTGCTGACTTTAGGGCattggtggctcagtggttagagcactgggtctTTCTTGACAAGGTGTTGGGTTTTATTACCCAGGTTTGGCAGGCTTCCAATAGATCTTGGGAGGTCTGCCAATAGATTGAAAGATTGCAGGTTCAAATCTTGTTAATGTAGCTttaccatcagctgcaggagccctgagagagcacaactggccttgctctctctgggtgggtagatggcgctctttccccacatcactctgaagggtgatgtcgatcagcacaaggctgcgtctgtgagttgatgtatcggaaccgagacgctgtgctttcctctgagcgcgctgagatgctactcggcaatgctgcatcagcagcagcttgaaaagaggcggtgttgtggcatcactgatgaaatgagtgggttgggcaattggccttgtaaattggggagaaaattagatacaaattagaaaacaaaaaaaggccTTCTTTGTAATTATTTGATTTGCTGAAAGAAAATGAGTGAATTCTTGGATTTGACACACACAGACCCTTCCCTAAATTCCAGTATAGTGATGTTGCTTGTCTCCACAGTTGGACCACTTGGAAAACAAGGCTATTAGGCTCAAGGATGGCATTTCCTGCTAGTTTCCTTATTCCCAAATAATTCCTTGAGTACAAAACGTCTCTGTTTAGACCAAAACGTGAGGTAACTGATAGGTTTACCATCAAATCGAGATCCTGAGGGACGTAACATTAATTCAAAGTGGCATTTTTACAATGCTGAACTAATAGCCAGACCACATTCTCCATGGGTTAGCACAGCAGGTTGAATCCTGCGAATAATTTGACATTGGTCCCAACCACAAAGCCCAATTCCCCAGCTAGCCCTTTGATGAGTAAGACTTCGCCAGTGTGTTCATTCCTGGCCTGTCCCCGGAGGAGACAATCATACTGCTGTGATTACAAAGCAAAATAACTGATGTTATGATGCAATACGTGAGTCTGGACATTTTTAAGCGCAGCTAACAAATTCCAAAGAATTGTAATGGCCTTTCAGCACTTaagaaaatacacacacagcGTGAGATTACAGAGGTtagacaatataaaacatatgagTTTagattcctttaaaaaaaacattactggaaGCTTCTAGAACATCTCACCCTGCTGTAGCCAGACACCTCCTGTGGTTTTAAAGGGCCACCATGTCCCAGTTGTCTCGCAAAACCATTTGTCATAGAGATGTCACAGTAAAATCTACAGCCTAGCAAGTGGCCAAACTAAGAGTCATGCCTACAGAAATCCAACCATCAAATAATCTCGGAGGATTTAATACATATGTTATCTGTTGCatattctgtgtttgtttgtgtttttgtgttctgACCTTTCactaatcactgtttcatttttccaaatgttGCACAAGGTATGAAGTATAAATGCGGTGCAGTTTTAGACACTCCATCCAGCAATAGCACACCATTCATTTAAAGACATGACCTTTCTAAAGACTCTTATTTTGAAGTTTGCTTAACtttattgtgtgtaaagcagaaCATATGCCTACTAACACCGACACACGGCTCGGGTGATTATGTAGAATGACAATGTCACATCCCGAAATAAATGAGCAATGTCAGCCATCTTCACAGAGAATGTATTCATTGCACTAAATATAGACTTGTATAAGCTGCTCAAGGCATGTTGATACCCAGACAAACACAGTGCTAGAATACATAGAATGGCATCAGTGTCACTAGCTACCTTGCACTCATGTCAGAAAATAtcttactttaatatatgtacagTTACTTATGACTTGTATGTGGTCCTGTGCAAATGTTTCAGggacttaaattatatttaaaccaGAACTCTTTATTCATGTTAGTGTTTAGAAAAGCACTAATGTTAAAATTgtatgattaaaaataatttgaaTACAATTTCTACTTCTGGGTACttctgtttaattaaaaaaaaaaaacagatataataCCAACTACTTTTTCATCATGTAACAAATCATGAAACATCTTAGTTAACATTATATCAACATGTGGAACAACATGAGATGTTACAccatatgtttgtatgtgtgtacatATTGCATTCTATAATATTTGAGACTGATTTTCAGTATGTGAAATTGTATCAAAATGTCAGGTCTTTTTTCTGCTATATGATGTTTTACTATGCAAAATAATTTATGTTTAAGAAATAAAAGGTTTAAGAATAAAAGATTAAACTGATTGGAAAATTTCTGGTGATTGACTGCCTAATTGCTTTAACAAGGTTCTCAGATTTGACTCCTTTAATTATTTCAgactctgcatccattacaatggacatcatgtattttctttatttttaaatgttttgttgcacataacactatttgagagctgtttatcagaatagaccataagCCATGAATGgccaataaacaagtttataaagcaataaaacagtagctgggccccgcccactgcattggacaaacagtagtactagagccattaagGCAAAGTAATAGCtaattttttgtaatttagtagaatttaaaacactttttaacatgttttttttttactctttagggATGGtctatgaaataaaaaggtcaatatgaaaaataaaatattacacacaggacAGGGCAGAGAGCTTATTTCTATAAAATAACTAAtgaagccaataaaaaaaaggtcacactctattttgttggaccgcctttagctttgattgcagcacgcattcactgtggcattgtttcaataagcttctgcagtgtcacaagatttatttcaatccagtgttgcatacattttttaccaagatctttcgccgcattgatgatggtagagtctgaccactgcacaaagtcttctccttccagcacatcccaaagattctcaatgaggttaagatctggactctgtggtgaactctctcaatccatgtgtgaaaatgattatctcatgctccctgaatcactcttttacaattccagccccatgaatcctggaattATAattttggaatatggccgtgccatcagggaagaaaaaatgcattgatggaataacctggtctatattcagtatattcaggtagtcagctgacctcattctttcagcacatactgttgctgaacctagacctgcagaccaactgcagcatcaacccctcatcatttacttacttaaatccgggtggagattttttttttggtcagtcaGTGTATTTCAGTGTGTGGTGAATGTTCAGTAGTGGGTGTGCATCAGGGAAATAATCTGGTGTTATCTCTGAACTCATTCACAACCCCATCCTCACTGACAACCCAGCCTGTCCAATGAGGAACACCCACAGCCCCTGCTCCCTCCCCCAGCCCCTCAGCCCCTCAGCTCCCTAagctctctgactctctctgatGCTGGAGCTCATATACTGTACTGCACTCAGTCATCTGCTCTGATCTCAGATCTTTAACTCCATCC
This DNA window, taken from Astyanax mexicanus isolate ESR-SI-001 chromosome 5, AstMex3_surface, whole genome shotgun sequence, encodes the following:
- the cttnbp2nla gene encoding CTTNBP2 N-terminal-like protein, coding for MAPTTESRLNVDALSKRDVLLLFSVLEGELEARDFVIQALRAQRRDAYVWERYGRYDLSDPFLALQRDSEVLQGSYQGDGASTSQRREATGRSDPLAMLRLVVGHCRRMQEKMLKQLAAAESRHRRVIADLEEEKRRHAEDTAEGDDVTCILEKERERLLQQLEFEKSKVSRMEKENKRLHDQLEDERVQHKQLMTALGRECKRSGSRAHEEAQRVGEFSRRLERERTANQTLRAELEEEKKRAMQMEARREELLAEFDTEREQLGLRLRKEEARCRQLQEEVERLRRAVPELSGGEGMVEVQMSNGVLEDGVEKSGKSQMNMNGHHTPVKESGAKERQKKENGETENGAYPSSITPDQSDLTNGNSTVQSNKNLNTDHQSSCSTGTSPQTSSSPTSSPSLQAAYQAGIHQRFHAARHKFQSTAEQEPQPGSPVSPLSPSTSPASPLEGSGSKQAARSTLTQALSRFSSQQNSSKGASPNSSPFGTDYRALSPGIRSPTTPRAERGNPPPIPPKKPGLAETPPSPATLRAAHLAQMSAGCGRKTTSENSKEPDMLLSSSG